In the Aster yellows witches'-broom phytoplasma AYWB genome, ATTCTTTTCTTTTTGGGTTGAGTGTTGCAAAGTATCTTCATTTTGTGGTTCGTGTTTTCTTTTAATATCAGAAATGCTTTTTTTTAATTCACTAATTTTTACTCTTTTTGGATCTATGTTCATTTCTTTTAAAATGTCTTTGAGGATTTTTTTGCAATCATTGTCATCTAAAATTTTGAAATTGTTGCGATATGAAAATGGCAAAAAGGGAATAAATTTTCTCAAAATTTGGGTTCCTAAAGAGTGAAAAGTGCAAATAGTAATGCCTTTGGTTTTTTCTTTACCAATCATTTGGTCAAGTTTTTCTTTCATTTGTTTAACAGCTTTGTTGGTAAAAGTAAGGGCTAAAATTTGGTTGCTTGGCAATTTTTTTTGTTCGATTAAATAAGCAATTTTAGCAGTTAAAGTGGTGGTTTTACCAGTTCCTGCGCCTGCTGCTAGATAAAAAGATTTAGCATTGCTTGTGACTGCTGCAAGTTGGGTTTGATTCAAGGGTTTATTTAATTTTTCTAAAAAATTGTTTTTATTGGAAAACATTTTTATACCTTTTATTTCGTTGTTTATCATTTTTGTTTTGTTTGGTTTTGTAGTGTTTTTTTTGTTGGTGTGATTTGGTGGTATTTATTTTTTTGGGAGAACAAATTTATTTTTGAGGATTTGATTTTAAGCTTACTACTTCATTGAAATTAAGTTCTTGCGTTTGATCATTTGTGTCTTTGATGATTTTGTCTGCTGCAAAATAACCTTGTCTGAGAAATTGAAAATGATTTTGAAAACAACAGCATTTTTTTAAACTTGATTCTACAAAACCTTTTTTGATATGCCAGGATTTTTCATTGAAATTGCCATTTTTGCAAAGTAGTGGAGTAAAAAAATTAAAAGTGGCTTTGCAAGCAGTCTTTACTTCTGTAAAATGAATAGTTCCGTTTGGTTTTCTGTCTTTAAAACCGCTGCCGCTTTTGGTTTGGGGGTCATATGTGGCAAGAATTTCTGTTATTTCTCCTTTTTTGTTTTTGACAACGTCATAAGCTTTAACAAAATAAGCATGAAATAATCTCACTTCTTCGCCCAAAGTCAATCTTTTATAATTTTTATCTAGTTTTTGGAGTGCAAAATCGTCTTTTTCAATGTAGAGATGACGGGAAAAATAAATTTCTCTTTCTTGTTTTTTTCCTTGGGTTTGTGTTGCATTTCCACAATTACAAGTATTAAAATTATTAGTCCAAGGAGCTTTGAGAGTTTCTATTTGGTTTTCAGGAAAGTTAGTAATAGTAAGTTTGAGAGGGTTTATGACTGCCATTCGAGGCAATGATTTTCCTTTGAGGTCATCTCTTACAAAAGATTCTAACATTTCTTGTTTAACTTGCGAATTTACTTTGGATAAGCCTGTTTCAAGGATAAAATTTTTGATAGCTTCAGGAGTATAACCTTTTTTTCGGATGCCTGATAAAGTTGGCATTCTAGGGTCATCCCAACCTTTTACTAATTTTTTTTCTACTAAATTATTAAGGTGCCTTTTACTCATCAAAGTTTGTGTGAGATTAAGTCTTCCAAATTCAATTTGTCGTGGAGTGTGTTTGGCTTGGGTTTCTTTGATTATCCAATCATATAAAGGTCTGTGGTCTTCAAATTCCAAAGAACACAAAGAATGTGTGATGTTTTCAAAGGAATCTTCCAATGGATGAGCGTAATCATAGGTAGGGAAAATATGCCAATGTTTTTGTTTCAAAGTAAAAGCAGAAAGAATACGGTACAAAATGGGGTCTCTTAAATTAAGGTTAGGACTTTGCATATCAATTTTGGCGCGCAAAACTTTGCTGCCTTCTGCAAATTCGCCTTTTTTCATTTTTTCAAATAGCAAGATATTTTCTTCAATACTGCGATTGCGATAAGGAGAATTGGTGCCTTTTTGGTTTAAATTACCACGACTTTGGGCAATTTGTTCAGCGGTTTGGTCATCAACATACGCTTTTCCTTGTTTGATTAAAAAAAGTGCCATTTGATACATTTTAGGGAAATAATCTGAGGCAAAAGTGATTTTGTAAGGAGTGTAGCCCAGCCATTTGATGTCGTTGAGGATGGCATTAACATAAATTTGTTTTTCTTTGGAAGGGTTTGTGTCATCATATCGTAAAAGGGTTTTTCCTTGAAAAAAATATGCCAATTCAAAATTAATAATGATAGCTCTGGCGTGCCCTAAATGTAAAAAACCATTGGGTTCAGGCGGGAAGCGTGTAATTATTTGGCTGCATTTCTTGTTTTGGAGGTCTTTTTGAATGATTGTTTTGATGAAATTTGATTTTTTTTGCATTTTATAAGTCCTTTTTCTTTTTTATTTGTGTTCTTGTGTGATGTTGGGTTAATTTTTGCATATCTTTTGGTTAATTTTTAATAATATTTTTTAGTTAAAGATTTTGTATTTTGAAAGTTTTTATTTGGGAATTATTTCGTTTCGGTAATTTTAGTTTTTGTCTCCAATTTTTTATTAGGTAATTTAGTTATTTTATTCATGGTTAGAAATATAATTAAGGATTTTAAAATAGACTTCCAAATATCGTTGTTAATGTCATATTCTTTATATATTTTAATCAAAACACTCTATTATATTATACTAGTATTTTAAAAATATTTTTCATTTATAAACTAACTGTTTCGTTTATTTAGATAAATAAATAATCTTTTAAAATAGCAAAGAAAAAATAGATTTTATACAATTTCAAGATCACATTATTAAACCTTTAGATAACAAATAAGATAATAAAATCGATATTATAGTTTATCAATATAAAAAAATATAAATTAATTTAATCTCATTGTTCCCTAAAAACTAGACAATTAAATATTTTGAAATAATATAAAGACCAATTTTTAATTTGTTTTTTTTGTTATATATGATAAAATCTAATTTTGTACTTTTTTTCTTATGATATGTTATAATAAAATTATAAATACTAATTTTGTTAATTTGTTAAATTATCTTAATTAGTAATAATTTTTTAAAGTATAAATTAAACTTTAAAAAAGAGTTAAAAAATATTCAAAAAAAATTGGAGTAAAGCTATGATTAATTAAATA is a window encoding:
- the glnS gene encoding glutamine--tRNA ligase — encoded protein: MQKKSNFIKTIIQKDLQNKKCSQIITRFPPEPNGFLHLGHARAIIINFELAYFFQGKTLLRYDDTNPSKEKQIYVNAILNDIKWLGYTPYKITFASDYFPKMYQMALFLIKQGKAYVDDQTAEQIAQSRGNLNQKGTNSPYRNRSIEENILLFEKMKKGEFAEGSKVLRAKIDMQSPNLNLRDPILYRILSAFTLKQKHWHIFPTYDYAHPLEDSFENITHSLCSLEFEDHRPLYDWIIKETQAKHTPRQIEFGRLNLTQTLMSKRHLNNLVEKKLVKGWDDPRMPTLSGIRKKGYTPEAIKNFILETGLSKVNSQVKQEMLESFVRDDLKGKSLPRMAVINPLKLTITNFPENQIETLKAPWTNNFNTCNCGNATQTQGKKQEREIYFSRHLYIEKDDFALQKLDKNYKRLTLGEEVRLFHAYFVKAYDVVKNKKGEITEILATYDPQTKSGSGFKDRKPNGTIHFTEVKTACKATFNFFTPLLCKNGNFNEKSWHIKKGFVESSLKKCCCFQNHFQFLRQGYFAADKIIKDTNDQTQELNFNEVVSLKSNPQK